The following proteins are encoded in a genomic region of Dasypus novemcinctus isolate mDasNov1 chromosome 3, mDasNov1.1.hap2, whole genome shotgun sequence:
- the CHST14 gene encoding carbohydrate sulfotransferase 14 — MFPRPLTPLAAPNGAEPLRRALRRAPPGRTRAGPGAPPLLLPSMLMFAVIVASSGLLLMIERGILAEMKPLPLHPPSREGAAWHGTAPRPGGLSLDAGDSDLEVRQDVRNRTLRAVCGQPGMPRDPWDLPVGQRRTLLRHILVSDRYRFLYCYVPKVACSNWKRVLKVLAGVLDSVDVRLKMDHRSDLVFLADLRPEEIRYRLQHYFKFLFVRDPLERLLSAYRNKFGEIREYQQRYGAEIVRRYRAGAGPSPAGDDVTFPEFLRYLAEEDPERMNEHWMPVYHLCQPCAVRYDFVGSYERLEADANQVLEWVRAPPHVRFPARQAWYRPASPESLHYHLCSTPRALLQDVVPKYILDFSLFAYPLPNVTREACHQ; from the coding sequence ATGTTCCCGCGCCCGCTGACCCCGCTGGCGGCCCCAAATGGCGCCGAGCCCCTGCGCCGGGCGCTACGGCGGGCTCCGCCGGGCAGGacccgggccgggccgggggcgccGCCCCTGCTACTGCCGTCCATGCTGATGTTCGCGGTGATCGTGGCCTCCAGCGGGCTGCTGCTCATGATCGAGCGGGGCATCCTGGCCGAGATGAAGCCCCTTCCTCTGCACCCTCCCAGCCGTGAGGGCGCGGCCTGGCACGGGACGGCCCCCAGGCCCGGGGGGCTGTCCCTGGACGCCGGGGACTCGGACTTGGAGGTGCGACAGGACGTCCGGAACCGGACCTTGCGGGCTGTGTGCGGACAGCCGGGCATGCCCCGGGATCCCTGGGACCTGCCGGTGGGGCAGCGGCGCACACTGCTGCGCCACATCCTCGTGAGTGACCGCTACCGCTTCCTCTACTGCTACGTCCCCAAGGTGGCCTGTTCTAACTGGAAGCGGGTGCTGAAGGTGCTGGCGGGAGTTCTGGACAGCGTGGACGTCCGCCTCAAGATGGACCACCGCAGTGACTTGGTGTTCCTGGCAGACCTGCGGCCCGAGGAGATCCGCTACCGCCTGCAGCACTACTTCAAGTTCCTGTTTGTGCGAGACCCCTTGGAACGCCTTCTCTCTGCTTACCGCAATAAGTTTGGTGAGATCCGAGAGTACCAGCAACGCTATGGGGCCGAGATTGTGAGGCGGTACAGAGCTGGAGCTGGGCCCAGCCCTGCAGGCGATGATGTCACCTTCCCCGAGTTCCTGCGATACCTAGCAGAAGAGGACCCTGAGCGCATGAACGAGCACTGGATGCCCGTGTACCACCTGTGTCAGCCTTGTGCAGTGCGCTACGACTTTGTGGGCTCCTATGAGCGGCTGGAGGCCGATGCCAACCAGGTGCTGGAGTGGGTGCGGGCACCACCCCATGTCCGATTCCCTGCTCGCCAGGCCTGGTACCGGCCAGCCAGCCCTGAGAGCCTGCACTACCACCTGTGCAGTACCCCACGGGCCCTGCTGCAGGACGTGGTGCCCAAGTACATCCTTGACTTCTCCCTCTTTGCCTACCCACTGCCTAACGTCACCAGGGAGGCCTGTCACCAGTAA